The proteins below are encoded in one region of Clostridium fermenticellae:
- the rplA gene encoding 50S ribosomal protein L1, producing the protein MGKNYKESVKLIDKNTLYTPSEAVELVLKTSKAKFDETIDLALRLGVDPRHADQQVRGAVVLPHGTGKKVRVLVFAKGDKAKEAEDAGADYVGAEEYVQKIQKENWFDFDVVVATPDMMGVVGRLGRVLGPKGLMPNPKSGTVTFEVAKAIDEIKAGKVEYRVDKTAIIHVMIGKKSFEAKKLEENFHTLMDAVVKAKPAAAKGQYLKSVVISSTMGPGIKINPVKVLD; encoded by the coding sequence ATGGGAAAAAATTATAAAGAAAGTGTCAAATTAATTGACAAAAATACATTATATACTCCATCAGAAGCTGTGGAGCTTGTATTAAAAACATCAAAAGCTAAATTTGATGAAACTATAGATTTAGCTTTAAGACTTGGTGTAGATCCAAGACATGCAGACCAACAGGTTAGAGGAGCAGTTGTACTTCCTCATGGAACTGGTAAAAAAGTAAGAGTCTTAGTATTTGCAAAAGGTGATAAAGCAAAAGAAGCTGAAGATGCTGGAGCTGATTATGTAGGGGCTGAAGAATACGTACAAAAAATTCAAAAAGAAAATTGGTTTGATTTTGATGTCGTAGTTGCAACTCCAGATATGATGGGTGTTGTTGGTAGATTAGGTAGAGTTTTAGGACCTAAGGGATTAATGCCAAATCCAAAGTCTGGTACAGTTACTTTTGAAGTTGCCAAAGCAATAGATGAGATTAAAGCTGGTAAGGTTGAATATAGAGTTGATAAAACTGCTATAATTCATGTTATGATAGGAAAGAAATCTTTTGAAGCTAAAAAGTTAGAAGAAAATTTCCACACATTAATGGATGCTGTAGTTAAAGCTAAACCAGCAGCAGCGAAAGGACAGTATTTGAAATCAGTAGTAATTTCAAGTACAATGGGACCTGGAATAAAAATAAATCCAGTTAAAGTTTTAGATTAA
- the tuf gene encoding elongation factor Tu, with amino-acid sequence MSKQKFERNKPHVNIGTIGHVDHGKTTLTAAITTVLSKEGKAAATKYDEIDKAPEEKERGITINTAHVEYETDKRHYAHVDCPGHADYVKNMITGAAQMDGAILVVSAADGPMPQTREHILLASRVGVDYIVVFLNKADQVDDPELIELVEMEVRELLNEYNFPGDDVPIIVGSALKVLENPDDPEATKCIHELMDAIDSYIPTPQRATDKPFLMPVEDVMTITGRGTVATGRVESGILKVGDEVELVGLKEEKTKTVVTGVEMFRKTLDQAMAGDNIGALLRGIQRDDIERGQVLAKPGTVHPHKKFVGQVYVLKKEEGGRHTPFFNGYRPQFYFRTTDVTGSIKLPEGTEMVMPGDHINMDVELITPVAMDEGLRFAIREGGRTVGSGVVTTIVE; translated from the coding sequence ATGTCAAAACAAAAATTTGAAAGAAATAAGCCACATGTAAACATAGGAACAATAGGACACGTAGACCACGGAAAGACAACATTAACAGCAGCAATAACAACAGTTTTATCAAAAGAGGGAAAAGCAGCAGCAACAAAATATGATGAAATAGATAAAGCACCGGAAGAAAAAGAGAGAGGAATAACAATCAATACAGCACATGTAGAGTATGAGACAGATAAAAGACATTATGCACATGTAGACTGCCCGGGACATGCTGACTATGTAAAGAACATGATAACAGGAGCAGCACAGATGGATGGAGCAATCCTTGTAGTAAGTGCAGCAGATGGACCGATGCCGCAGACAAGAGAGCATATATTGCTGGCATCAAGAGTTGGAGTTGACTATATAGTAGTATTTTTAAATAAAGCAGATCAGGTAGATGACCCGGAATTAATAGAATTAGTAGAGATGGAAGTAAGGGAATTATTGAACGAGTATAACTTTCCTGGAGATGACGTTCCAATAATAGTAGGAAGTGCGTTAAAGGTATTGGAGAATCCAGATGACCCGGAAGCAACGAAATGTATACATGAGTTAATGGATGCAATAGACAGCTATATACCGACACCACAGAGGGCAACAGATAAACCATTCTTAATGCCGGTAGAGGATGTAATGACAATAACAGGAAGAGGAACAGTAGCAACAGGAAGAGTAGAGAGCGGAATATTAAAAGTAGGAGACGAAGTAGAATTAGTAGGACTTAAAGAAGAAAAGACTAAGACGGTAGTAACAGGAGTAGAGATGTTCAGGAAGACATTAGACCAGGCAATGGCAGGGGATAATATAGGAGCATTGTTAAGAGGAATACAGAGAGATGATATAGAGAGAGGCCAGGTACTGGCAAAACCCGGTACAGTACATCCGCACAAGAAATTTGTAGGTCAGGTATATGTACTAAAGAAAGAAGAAGGCGGAAGACATACACCATTTTTTAATGGATACAGACCACAATTTTATTTCAGAACAACAGATGTAACAGGATCAATAAAATTACCGGAAGGAACAGAGATGGTAATGCCGGGAGATCACATCAATATGGATGTTGAATTAATAACACCGGTAGCAATGGATGAAGGATTAAGATTTGCAATAAGAGAAGGCGGAAGAACAGTAGGTTCAGGCGTCGTTACTACAATTGTTGAGTAA
- the sigH gene encoding RNA polymerase sporulation sigma factor SigH: protein MSKKGCASKKVSSFGDEVDEEVVIKAKNGDVKSQEYLINKYENFVKAKAKSYFLIGADKEDIYQEGMIGLYKAIRDFRTDKLSSFKAFAELCVTRQIITAIKTATRQKHIPLNTYISLNKPIYDEESDRTLLDVLSEAKVADPEELIISKEEISHIHTEIGEVLSNLEMEVLMSYLDGKSYQEIACDLDRHAKSIDNALQRVKRKLEKCLSDK from the coding sequence TTGAGTAAAAAAGGTTGTGCTAGTAAAAAAGTTTCCTCCTTTGGAGATGAAGTAGACGAGGAAGTTGTTATAAAGGCTAAAAATGGAGATGTTAAATCTCAAGAATATCTGATTAATAAATATGAAAATTTCGTAAAAGCGAAGGCAAAATCCTATTTTTTGATTGGAGCAGATAAAGAGGACATATATCAGGAAGGAATGATAGGATTATATAAAGCAATAAGGGATTTTAGAACCGATAAATTGTCTTCTTTTAAAGCTTTTGCTGAATTATGTGTAACAAGACAGATTATTACTGCCATTAAGACGGCTACACGTCAGAAACATATTCCTTTAAATACTTATATATCTTTAAATAAACCTATATATGATGAAGAATCGGATAGGACTCTTTTAGATGTATTATCTGAAGCGAAAGTTGCTGATCCAGAGGAATTGATCATAAGTAAAGAAGAAATAAGCCACATACATACTGAAATCGGAGAGGTATTATCTAATTTAGAAATGGAAGTTTTAATGTCTTATCTTGATGGAAAGTCATACCAGGAAATTGCGTGTGACCTGGATAGGCACGCTAAATCTATAGACAATGCTCTCCAAAGAGTTAAAAGAAAACTAGAAAAATGTCTAAGTGATAAATAA
- the rpoB gene encoding DNA-directed RNA polymerase subunit beta: MVHPVQVGKRTRMSFSRLNEVAKMPNLIEVQLDSYNWFLNEGLQEVFDDINPIQDYTANLNLEFVGYKLDMDNIKYSVEECKERDSTYAAPLKVKVMLLNKETGEVKEQEVFMGDFPLMTEQGTFIINGAERVIVSQLVRSPGVYYDMTIDKTGKKLFSSTVIPNRGAWLEYETDSNDIIYVRIDKTRKLPITILIRAMGYGTDAEIVDFFGEDERLKSTIEKDNTKTREEALLEIYKRLRPGEPPTVDSAQSLIESLFFDAKRYDLSRVGRYKFNKKLALYLRIMNRISASDVVNPQTGEIMVQKGEKITRENALQIQNCGINAVDIELEDRTVRVIGNHFVDIHKIVNFDISDLNIKELVYYPALKEILDNYSDENSIKNQIKKNIHSLIPKHIIRDDIYATISYELGLVYDVGHTDDIDHLGNRRLRSVGELLQNQFRIGLSRMERVVKERMTIQDQEVITPQALINIRPVAAAIKEFFGSSQLSQFMDQTNPLSELTHKRRLSALGPGGLSRERAGFEVRDVHHSHYGRMCPIETPEGPNIGLINSLAAYAKVNEYGFIEAPYRLIDKENGVVTDKIVYMTADEEDQYLIAQANEPIDEDGHFVDNKVTVRDKEDVIVVPPKDVDLMDVSARQMVSVATAMIPFLENDDASRALMGSNMQRQAVPLLKPQAPIVGTGIEYKAAVDSGVLPKARNAGTVVFVGSNEVRVKRDSDGSIDTYRLLKFKRSNQSSCINQRPIVSKGERVEKGTVIADGPSTDLGEIALGKNIRMGFITWEGYNYEDAMLISEELVKEDVFTSIHIEEYEAEARDTKLGPEEITRDIPNVGEDALKDIDDRGIIRIGAEVRAGDILVGKVTPKGETELTAEERLLRAIFGEKAREVRDTSLRVPHGESGIIVDIKVFTRENGDELPPGVNKLVRCYIVQKRKISVGDKMAGRHGNKGVISRILPEEDMPFLPDGRPLQICLNPLGVPSRMNIGQVLEVHLGWAAAEMGWHIATPVFDGATEDDILKCLEKAGYDKDGKTVLYDGRTGEPFDSRVTVGYMYILKLAHLVDDKIHARSTGPYSLVTQQPLGGKAQFGGQRFGEMEVWALEAYGAAHTLQEILTVKSDDVVGRVKTYEAIVKGENIPEPGVPESFKVLIKELQALCLDVKVLNDDNEEIKLKESVEDDMEDLDVNIEGNEDSNDSNDSNDSNDSSKQLQHPDGYGQSDENDGELDLDYDDLSLDDIQNNLEIDDFNDEH; the protein is encoded by the coding sequence ATGGTACATCCTGTCCAAGTTGGTAAAAGAACAAGAATGAGTTTTTCTAGGCTTAATGAAGTGGCGAAAATGCCAAATTTGATTGAAGTTCAGTTAGATTCTTATAATTGGTTTCTGAACGAAGGTCTACAGGAAGTTTTTGATGATATTAATCCTATTCAAGATTATACAGCAAATTTAAATTTGGAATTTGTTGGATACAAACTTGATATGGATAATATCAAATATTCTGTTGAAGAGTGTAAAGAGAGAGATTCGACTTATGCAGCACCATTAAAAGTAAAGGTTATGTTACTTAACAAGGAAACTGGTGAAGTTAAAGAACAAGAAGTATTTATGGGAGATTTCCCTCTTATGACAGAACAAGGAACCTTCATTATAAATGGAGCTGAGAGAGTAATTGTAAGCCAGTTAGTTAGGTCGCCAGGTGTATATTACGATATGACAATCGATAAAACAGGGAAAAAACTTTTTTCATCGACGGTTATACCAAATAGAGGTGCATGGCTTGAATATGAAACAGATTCTAATGACATAATATATGTAAGGATAGACAAAACGAGAAAATTGCCTATAACTATTTTGATTAGAGCAATGGGCTATGGAACGGATGCTGAAATAGTTGATTTCTTTGGTGAAGATGAAAGATTAAAGTCTACTATAGAAAAAGATAATACAAAGACTCGTGAAGAGGCATTACTTGAAATATACAAGAGATTAAGACCGGGAGAACCTCCTACTGTTGATAGTGCACAGTCGCTTATTGAATCTCTATTTTTTGATGCAAAAAGATATGATTTATCAAGGGTAGGAAGATATAAATTTAATAAAAAACTAGCTTTATATCTTAGGATAATGAATAGAATATCAGCTTCTGATGTTGTCAATCCACAAACCGGTGAAATAATGGTTCAAAAAGGTGAAAAGATAACTAGAGAAAATGCACTTCAAATACAGAACTGTGGTATTAATGCAGTTGATATTGAACTTGAAGATAGAACAGTTAGAGTTATAGGAAATCACTTTGTTGACATACATAAAATTGTCAATTTTGACATTTCTGATTTAAATATAAAAGAACTCGTCTATTATCCAGCTTTAAAGGAAATATTGGATAATTATAGTGATGAAAATAGTATAAAGAATCAAATAAAGAAAAATATACATTCCCTAATACCAAAACATATTATAAGAGATGATATATATGCAACTATAAGTTACGAATTGGGACTTGTATACGATGTTGGTCATACTGATGATATTGATCATCTTGGAAATAGAAGACTTAGATCTGTTGGTGAACTACTTCAAAATCAGTTTAGAATAGGACTCTCTAGAATGGAAAGAGTGGTTAAAGAGAGAATGACTATTCAAGATCAAGAGGTAATAACACCACAGGCATTAATAAATATAAGACCTGTAGCAGCAGCTATTAAAGAATTTTTTGGTAGTTCACAGCTCTCACAATTCATGGATCAAACTAATCCTCTATCAGAACTTACTCATAAGAGGAGATTATCTGCTTTAGGACCGGGTGGACTTTCCAGGGAGAGAGCTGGATTTGAAGTTAGAGATGTTCATCATTCACATTATGGAAGAATGTGTCCTATAGAAACTCCAGAAGGACCAAATATAGGGCTTATAAATTCATTGGCAGCATATGCAAAGGTAAATGAATATGGTTTTATAGAGGCACCTTATAGATTAATTGATAAGGAAAATGGAGTAGTAACAGATAAAATAGTTTATATGACTGCAGATGAGGAAGATCAGTATTTGATTGCGCAGGCGAATGAGCCTATAGATGAGGATGGTCATTTTGTAGATAATAAGGTTACAGTAAGAGATAAGGAAGATGTCATTGTTGTTCCTCCAAAAGATGTAGATCTTATGGATGTTTCTGCAAGGCAGATGGTTTCTGTTGCAACTGCAATGATACCGTTTCTCGAAAATGATGATGCTAGCCGTGCACTTATGGGGTCTAATATGCAGCGTCAAGCTGTGCCTTTATTGAAGCCCCAGGCTCCTATAGTTGGTACTGGAATAGAATATAAAGCAGCAGTAGATTCAGGGGTATTACCTAAGGCTAGAAATGCAGGAACAGTTGTATTTGTAGGTTCTAATGAAGTAAGGGTAAAAAGAGATTCTGATGGAAGTATAGATACGTATAGGCTACTTAAATTTAAGAGATCCAATCAAAGTTCATGCATAAATCAAAGACCTATAGTTTCTAAAGGAGAACGAGTAGAAAAAGGTACTGTAATTGCTGATGGACCTTCCACAGATCTTGGAGAAATAGCATTAGGAAAGAATATTAGAATGGGATTTATAACATGGGAAGGTTATAATTACGAAGATGCCATGTTAATTTCTGAAGAATTGGTTAAAGAAGATGTATTCACATCGATTCATATAGAAGAATATGAAGCAGAGGCAAGAGATACCAAACTGGGACCTGAAGAAATAACAAGAGATATACCTAATGTTGGCGAAGATGCATTAAAGGATATAGATGACAGAGGAATAATAAGAATAGGTGCGGAGGTTAGAGCTGGAGATATACTTGTTGGTAAAGTTACTCCAAAAGGAGAGACCGAACTTACAGCTGAAGAAAGATTGTTAAGAGCCATATTTGGTGAAAAGGCAAGAGAAGTAAGAGATACCTCACTTAGAGTTCCGCATGGAGAATCAGGAATAATTGTAGATATAAAAGTATTTACAAGAGAAAATGGGGATGAACTCCCTCCAGGAGTAAATAAATTAGTTAGATGTTATATTGTTCAAAAGAGGAAGATATCGGTTGGAGATAAGATGGCAGGAAGACATGGTAATAAAGGTGTTATTTCGAGAATATTACCAGAGGAGGATATGCCTTTCTTACCAGATGGAAGACCTCTTCAGATATGTTTAAACCCATTAGGAGTGCCTTCACGTATGAACATTGGTCAGGTACTTGAGGTTCATTTAGGCTGGGCAGCGGCAGAAATGGGATGGCATATAGCAACACCAGTGTTTGATGGAGCAACTGAAGATGATATACTTAAATGTCTTGAAAAAGCAGGATATGATAAAGATGGTAAAACTGTATTGTATGACGGAAGAACAGGAGAACCTTTTGATAGTCGTGTAACTGTAGGATATATGTATATATTAAAACTTGCTCATTTAGTCGATGATAAAATACATGCGAGGTCAACAGGACCGTATTCATTAGTTACTCAGCAGCCACTAGGAGGTAAAGCCCAATTTGGAGGACAGAGATTTGGAGAAATGGAGGTATGGGCACTTGAAGCATATGGTGCAGCTCATACACTTCAGGAAATATTGACGGTTAAGTCTGATGATGTAGTAGGTAGAGTTAAAACCTATGAAGCTATTGTTAAGGGAGAAAATATACCTGAACCAGGAGTACCTGAATCATTTAAAGTTCTTATAAAGGAACTTCAGGCATTATGTCTTGATGTTAAAGTGTTAAATGATGATAATGAAGAGATAAAACTTAAAGAATCTGTTGAAGACGATATGGAAGATTTGGATGTAAATATAGAAGGAAATGAAGATTCTAATGATTCTAATGATTCTAATGATTCCAATGATTCTTCTAAGCAATTGCAACATCCAGACGGATATGGTCAATCTGATGAAAATGATGGTGAATTAGATCTCGATTATGATGATTTATCTTTAGATGATATTCAGAATAATTTAGAAATAGATGATTTTAATGACGAACATTAG
- the secE gene encoding preprotein translocase subunit SecE gives MAVDNNVKKVKGSAASGSGFIGFLKELLSEHKRITWASKDKVKKATITVMIFCVVCIVIVGVLDFGFNNLFKLVFK, from the coding sequence ATGGCTGTAGATAATAATGTAAAAAAAGTTAAAGGTTCAGCAGCGTCCGGCAGTGGTTTTATTGGCTTTTTAAAGGAATTGTTATCAGAACACAAAAGAATAACTTGGGCATCTAAAGATAAAGTAAAGAAAGCCACGATTACGGTTATGATATTTTGTGTCGTATGTATTGTAATTGTAGGTGTATTAGATTTTGGTTTTAATAATTTATTTAAACTTGTTTTTAAATAA
- the rlmB gene encoding 23S rRNA (guanosine(2251)-2'-O)-methyltransferase RlmB has translation MKNDSFREDMIEGRNAVIETLKSNKTIEQLFVANGEISGSINTILKLAKEKKVVVKRVDRKKLDRLSQTGSHQGVIAQVTPYEYCDIYDILDFASQKSENEFIIILDQIEDPHNLGSIIRTAETCGVHGIIIPKRRNVGVTPIVYKTSAGAVEHMRIAKVSNINSTIDELKEHGIWIYGADMKGENYCFESKLNGRIALVIGSEGRGISKLTKEKCDVLLKIPMVGKISSLNASVAAGILMYETLKQRIK, from the coding sequence ATGAAAAATGATTCATTTAGGGAGGATATGATTGAAGGAAGGAACGCTGTAATTGAAACACTGAAATCAAATAAAACCATAGAGCAATTGTTTGTTGCAAATGGAGAAATCTCAGGTTCTATAAATACTATATTAAAGTTGGCTAAAGAGAAGAAAGTAGTAGTTAAACGCGTTGATAGAAAAAAACTGGATAGATTATCTCAAACAGGTTCACATCAAGGGGTAATAGCACAGGTTACTCCATACGAATATTGTGATATATATGATATATTAGATTTTGCTTCTCAGAAATCAGAGAATGAATTTATAATAATTTTAGATCAAATAGAAGATCCACATAATTTGGGTTCCATAATAAGAACTGCTGAAACATGTGGAGTACATGGAATTATAATACCTAAAAGGAGAAATGTAGGAGTGACTCCAATTGTTTATAAGACATCAGCAGGTGCTGTGGAACATATGAGAATAGCCAAAGTTTCAAATATAAATAGTACTATAGATGAGCTGAAGGAACATGGTATATGGATTTATGGGGCAGATATGAAAGGTGAAAATTATTGCTTTGAGTCTAAGCTAAATGGGCGGATAGCTTTGGTTATAGGTAGTGAAGGAAGAGGAATATCCAAGCTTACTAAAGAAAAATGTGATGTGCTTTTAAAAATACCTATGGTTGGAAAGATATCGTCTTTAAATGCCTCTGTCGCCGCTGGTATACTTATGTATGAAACTTTAAAGCAGAGAATAAAATAG
- the rpmG gene encoding 50S ribosomal protein L33, which translates to MRTKVTLACTDCKQRNYNTMKNKKNDPDRLEMKKYCPFCHKHTLHKETK; encoded by the coding sequence ATGAGAACAAAAGTAACATTAGCTTGTACGGATTGTAAACAGAGAAACTACAATACAATGAAAAATAAGAAAAATGATCCAGATAGGTTAGAAATGAAAAAATATTGTCCTTTTTGCCATAAACATACATTACATAAAGAGACTAAGTAG
- the rplL gene encoding 50S ribosomal protein L7/L12: MNKEEIIQAIKDMSVLELNDLVKACEEEFGVSAAAPVAVAGAAAGAAGAAEEKTEFDVVLTSAGSEKIKVIKAVREITGLGLKDAKALVDGAPKTLKEAIAKDEAEAMKSKLSEVGATVELK, from the coding sequence ATGAATAAGGAAGAAATAATTCAAGCTATAAAAGATATGAGCGTTTTAGAATTAAATGATTTAGTAAAAGCATGTGAAGAGGAATTTGGAGTAAGTGCAGCTGCTCCAGTTGCAGTTGCAGGTGCTGCTGCAGGTGCTGCAGGCGCTGCAGAAGAAAAAACTGAATTTGATGTAGTATTAACAAGTGCTGGATCAGAAAAGATCAAGGTTATAAAAGCAGTTAGAGAAATAACTGGATTAGGATTGAAAGATGCTAAAGCATTAGTTGATGGAGCTCCTAAGACATTAAAAGAAGCTATAGCAAAAGATGAAGCAGAGGCTATGAAGTCAAAACTTTCAGAAGTTGGAGCTACTGTTGAATTAAAATAA
- the nusG gene encoding transcription termination/antitermination protein NusG, with protein sequence MADKARWYVVHTYSGYENKVKANLEKIIENRELYDCIDDIQVPIEEQVEVKDGKKKITQKKIFPGYVLIHMIMTDDSWYVVRNTRGVTGFVGPGSKPVPLTDQEVESMGIKEKVANIDIEIGENVKVKSGPLENFPAVVQEINTEKRKIKASVNMFGRETPVELDFNQIGKLD encoded by the coding sequence ATGGCAGATAAAGCTAGATGGTATGTAGTTCATACATATTCTGGTTATGAAAATAAAGTAAAGGCTAATCTTGAGAAAATCATAGAAAATAGAGAACTCTATGATTGTATAGACGATATTCAAGTTCCTATAGAAGAACAAGTAGAAGTAAAAGATGGGAAAAAGAAAATCACGCAGAAAAAGATATTTCCAGGATATGTTTTAATACACATGATAATGACAGATGATTCTTGGTATGTTGTCAGAAATACTAGGGGAGTTACAGGTTTTGTTGGGCCAGGATCGAAACCTGTACCACTTACAGATCAAGAAGTTGAGTCTATGGGCATAAAAGAAAAGGTAGCCAATATAGATATTGAGATTGGTGAAAATGTTAAAGTAAAATCTGGTCCGCTTGAAAATTTCCCAGCAGTTGTCCAGGAGATAAATACTGAGAAGAGAAAGATAAAAGCTTCAGTTAATATGTTTGGCAGGGAAACTCCTGTTGAACTTGATTTTAATCAAATAGGAAAATTAGATTAA
- the rplJ gene encoding 50S ribosomal protein L10 codes for MGKNRELKEAKVLEIKGKMEKAKSIVISKYQGLTVEEDTTLRRNLREAGVEYKVYKNTLGTLAAKELGYEGLNDLLEGPVSIAFGYEDPTAPARILNEFAEDHKKLELKGGIVQGEFFDKDKIIQLAKIPPKEVLIAKLLGSFKAPLSKVVYLLNAIKEQKESQEA; via the coding sequence GTGGGAAAAAACAGAGAATTAAAAGAAGCAAAGGTTTTAGAAATAAAGGGAAAAATGGAAAAGGCTAAGAGTATTGTTATTTCTAAGTATCAAGGCTTAACCGTAGAAGAAGATACTACACTTAGAAGAAATTTAAGAGAAGCTGGTGTTGAATATAAAGTTTATAAAAATACTTTAGGTACATTAGCAGCAAAAGAGTTAGGTTATGAAGGATTAAATGATCTTCTTGAAGGACCAGTTTCAATTGCGTTTGGATATGAAGATCCTACTGCTCCAGCAAGAATTCTTAACGAATTTGCAGAAGACCATAAAAAATTAGAATTAAAAGGTGGAATAGTTCAAGGAGAATTCTTTGATAAGGATAAGATTATACAACTTGCAAAGATTCCGCCAAAAGAAGTTCTTATTGCAAAACTTCTTGGAAGCTTCAAAGCTCCATTATCAAAAGTTGTTTATTTATTAAATGCTATAAAAGAACAAAAAGAATCTCAAGAAGCATAA
- the rplK gene encoding 50S ribosomal protein L11 has protein sequence MAKKVVGMIKLQLAAGKATPAPPVGPALGQHGVNIMGFCKEFNAKTASQAGLIIPVVITVYQDRSFSFILKTPPAAVLLKKAAGIESGSGVPNKQKVAKVTKDQLKQIAETKMKDLNAASVETAMKMIAGTARSMGITVEE, from the coding sequence ATGGCTAAAAAAGTAGTAGGAATGATTAAACTTCAACTTGCAGCAGGAAAAGCAACTCCAGCACCACCAGTTGGTCCAGCACTTGGTCAGCATGGTGTTAATATTATGGGTTTCTGTAAAGAATTTAATGCTAAGACTGCTAGTCAAGCTGGATTAATAATACCAGTAGTAATAACTGTATACCAGGATAGATCTTTTAGTTTTATACTGAAGACTCCACCAGCAGCAGTATTACTAAAAAAGGCAGCAGGAATCGAAAGTGGTTCTGGTGTTCCGAATAAACAAAAAGTTGCTAAAGTTACTAAAGATCAATTGAAGCAAATAGCTGAAACAAAAATGAAGGATTTAAATGCTGCTTCAGTTGAAACTGCTATGAAAATGATAGCAGGTACAGCAAGAAGTATGGGAATAACTGTAGAAGAATAA
- a CDS encoding NYN domain-containing protein → MKNIFVDGYNVINSWSELNKIKEYSYESSRNKLIEILSNYAVYRNYRVFIIFDAHMVIGSIEKKERVNNNVMVVFTKEGETADSFIERTVNDIGRSVEVCVVTSDSLEQQVIFGRGAIRMSSIEFYKEVQSTRVNIQKRIHKGYSKKKFELKDSIDTDILEKLEKIRRSE, encoded by the coding sequence GTGAAAAATATTTTTGTAGATGGATATAACGTTATAAATAGTTGGTCTGAGTTAAATAAAATAAAAGAATATAGTTATGAATCCTCAAGGAACAAGCTTATAGAAATTTTGAGTAATTATGCGGTGTATAGGAATTATAGAGTTTTTATTATTTTTGATGCACATATGGTAATTGGAAGCATAGAGAAAAAGGAAAGAGTCAATAATAATGTAATGGTAGTTTTTACTAAAGAAGGAGAGACAGCGGATAGCTTCATTGAAAGGACTGTAAATGATATAGGACGTTCAGTTGAGGTATGCGTTGTGACATCTGACTCACTTGAACAGCAAGTTATTTTTGGACGTGGAGCAATTAGAATGTCATCGATAGAATTTTATAAAGAAGTACAATCAACTCGAGTTAATATACAAAAAAGAATTCATAAAGGGTATTCAAAGAAAAAATTTGAATTAAAAGATTCAATTGATACGGATATACTGGAAAAACTTGAAAAAATTCGGAGAAGCGAGTGA